The genomic DNA TTCCGTTGGTCGTCGTCACCGCAACCGGCCCCCTGTGGTGGCCGGACATGCCCGGCCAGGTGAACCCTGCCAAGTTCAGAAAAATGTGGCTGGATCTACAGCAGAATTTAACAACACTCTCCTCCAACAGTCGCCAGGTGTTTGCCGACCAGAGCAGTCATTTCGTTCAATTCGATCAGCCGACGCTCATCAGCGAGACCATTCGTCAGATGGTCATTGCCACCCGCCTGGCATCACGTACCAAATAGACATGAACCTATGCACGCGCGCGAGGAGGAAATTTTTGCGGCGTGATAGTTACCGGCGCACGGGCTCGTAGATCTGGTAGCGCCCGATGCTGGTTACGAGTCGCACCCGGTTTTGCGCGATCAACGGCTTGTAAAATCCGGCCCATCGGCCGTACTCCCCGACCACGAGATAGTCCGGCCTGCTTTCCAACGGATCGTACGTGACGGCCTTCGCCTCTCCCTGTTCGCGCCGGATAATCTCAACCAGGGCGCGGGGCGGGGCATAGGTATAGGGTCGATGCAGGAATAGAAACAGTTCGCTGTCATAGGTCTCGATCACTGCCGTCGGCGGCGTAGCCGTATTCAGGTAGTGCGTCACCGCAAACAGGTCACGATCGTCCTCACGCGCGCGAAACGCATAGCGCTCCTGCACAGCAACCCACCCCATCATCACCAGGAGCATGACGACGACGACCGCCTTGATTCCCTGCCTCGTCACATGCCTGCTTCGCAGGAGGCCGGTCAGAGTCCTCGTCAGGAACGCCACATCGAATCCTCTGGTGAAATCGTGAAAGAGCGCTGCCGTGAAGGGCGCCGCAAGAAACAACCCGGGCAGGGCATAGCGCGGTTCACCGGCGCTGAGAAACGCAAACCAGGCCAACCAACTCCCTGCCAGCAGCAGCAGCATGGTCTGCACCGTCTGTTCGACAGAAACCTTGGCAACGGAACCGGAAGTTCCACCTACACGCCAGGCCGCATAGGCAAGCCCGAGCGGATACTCCGGCCACGACACGAACAGGTATCGGATCGTCTCAAGACGAATGGACGGCACAAATACCAACGCAATCGCTTCTGTCATTCCGTCTACGGGCGGATGCGGCATGATGTGGCCTGCCAACAGCCAATCCTTGACATACAGAAGAAGCCGGCACCCACCCCATGAACCGATCATGGCGACGGCCAGCCGGCCGACAACCGACCAGTCCCCGCGAAGGCTCATGACCACCATGGTCCCGGCAATGGAGGCGACGAGAAACGGCGCGACCTGCGCCTTGGTCATCCACGCCAGCGCCCAGCATCCAATCGT from Nitrospira sp. ND1 includes the following:
- a CDS encoding glycosyltransferase family 39 protein, whose amino-acid sequence is MAAGASPAAGSVVERLDSASSVVDGVVAGFLFLFVFGSGLIHIESFPPLWFDEGWTVCVARTWVELGHYGCLLRGEPAPPSLAAHFPVVASVAASFTLFGVGVWQTRLVGLLYTLGAFLLLYALARRLYGRSIAIAALALLLLVPLKWSIHPLYIGRQVLGEMPLLCFLLAGYVCFLRSTHRPLWQVATIGCWALAWMTKAQVAPFLVASIAGTMVVMSLRGDWSVVGRLAVAMIGSWGGCRLLLYVKDWLLAGHIMPHPPVDGMTEAIALVFVPSIRLETIRYLFVSWPEYPLGLAYAAWRVGGTSGSVAKVSVEQTVQTMLLLLAGSWLAWFAFLSAGEPRYALPGLFLAAPFTAALFHDFTRGFDVAFLTRTLTGLLRSRHVTRQGIKAVVVVMLLVMMGWVAVQERYAFRAREDDRDLFAVTHYLNTATPPTAVIETYDSELFLFLHRPYTYAPPRALVEIIRREQGEAKAVTYDPLESRPDYLVVGEYGRWAGFYKPLIAQNRVRLVTSIGRYQIYEPVRR